A genomic stretch from Candidatus Ishikawaella capsulata Mpkobe includes:
- a CDS encoding proline--tRNA ligase → MRTTKYLLSTQKEMPSGTDIISHQLMLRAGMIRKLASGIYTFLPTGLRVLKKIESIIREEMNNICAMEITMPFIQPAELWQKSGRWDNYGPELFRIVDRHDCHHVLAPTHEEVISMLIQREISSYKQLPLILYQIQTKFRDEIRPRFGIMRSREFVMKDAYSFHSSQECLKKTYEIMYRTYSKIFKRMGLIFKTVAAGTGIIGGNVSHEFQVIANNGENHITFSTESDYAANLELAEAVTLICKRSPPKQDMIQIDTPKTKTILSLVKIYGVSIEKIVKTVIVKASQESGYKLVALLLRGDHELNTRKAEKIDMVKSPLTFASEKEINDWIGCTTGSLGPINLPFPIIADRTVVNMSDFIAGANIDGKHYMGINWERDLQLPFVADLRKVAEGDPSPDGKGILKIVRGIEVGHIFQLGTKYSSVMKTSIQGEDGSNHIVNMGCYGIGITRVIAAAIEQNHDNKGIIWPIQLAPFEVAILPINMYKSLLVNKVTEKIYRLLIAKGIDVILDDRQERLGVMLADMELIGIPYIVIIGDRKLKHQELEYKIRNFPQIQTIKESEIVPFLLKACDK, encoded by the coding sequence ATGCGCACTACCAAATATTTACTATCTACACAGAAAGAAATGCCTTCTGGAACCGATATTATTAGTCATCAACTTATGTTAAGAGCGGGTATGATACGTAAACTAGCTTCGGGTATTTATACTTTTTTACCTACAGGATTACGTGTATTAAAAAAAATAGAAAGTATTATACGTGAAGAGATGAACAACATTTGTGCTATGGAAATAACTATGCCTTTTATCCAACCAGCCGAACTGTGGCAAAAGAGCGGGCGGTGGGATAATTATGGACCAGAACTATTTCGTATAGTTGATCGTCATGATTGTCATCATGTATTAGCTCCAACACACGAAGAAGTGATTAGTATGCTTATTCAACGAGAAATTAGTTCTTATAAACAATTACCATTAATTTTATATCAAATTCAAACTAAATTTCGTGATGAAATACGTCCAAGATTTGGGATTATGCGTTCACGTGAATTCGTAATGAAAGATGCATATTCCTTTCACTCTTCACAAGAATGCCTGAAAAAAACCTATGAAATTATGTATAGAACATATTCTAAAATTTTTAAACGTATGGGTTTAATTTTTAAAACAGTTGCAGCTGGTACAGGTATCATAGGTGGAAATGTTTCTCATGAATTTCAAGTAATAGCAAATAACGGAGAAAATCATATAACTTTTTCTACAGAATCCGATTATGCTGCAAATCTTGAATTAGCCGAAGCGGTGACACTTATTTGCAAAAGATCTCCTCCCAAACAAGACATGATTCAAATTGACACACCGAAAACAAAGACAATTTTATCATTAGTGAAAATATACGGTGTATCAATAGAAAAAATAGTGAAAACTGTAATAGTAAAAGCATCTCAGGAAAGCGGATATAAATTAGTTGCATTATTATTACGTGGAGATCATGAGCTAAATACGCGAAAAGCCGAAAAAATTGATATGGTAAAAAGTCCATTGACTTTTGCAAGTGAAAAAGAAATCAATGATTGGATTGGTTGTACTACAGGTTCATTAGGACCGATTAATCTACCATTCCCAATAATAGCAGATCGTACAGTAGTTAACATGAGTGATTTTATTGCCGGAGCTAATATTGATGGTAAACACTACATGGGGATTAATTGGGAGCGAGACTTACAACTACCATTTGTTGCAGATCTTCGAAAGGTAGCTGAAGGAGATCCTAGCCCTGATGGCAAAGGTATTTTAAAAATTGTACGCGGAATAGAGGTAGGGCATATATTTCAGTTAGGTACTAAATATTCTTCTGTGATGAAAACTAGTATACAAGGAGAAGATGGTAGTAATCATATTGTAAACATGGGATGCTATGGTATAGGTATTACTAGAGTTATAGCAGCAGCTATTGAACAAAATCATGATAATAAAGGTATAATCTGGCCCATACAATTAGCTCCTTTTGAAGTTGCTATTTTACCTATTAATATGTATAAATCTTTACTGGTAAATAAAGTAACTGAAAAAATTTATCGCTTATTAATTGCTAAAGGTATTGATGTTATTTTAGATGATCGTCAAGAACGTTTAGGAGTTATGCTAGCTGATATGGAGCTAATTGGAATACCCTATATTGTTATCATAGGAGATCGTAAATTAAAACATCAAGAACTGGAATATAAGATTCGTAACTTCCCTCAAATACAAACAATAAAAGAGAGCGAAATAGTTCCTTTTCTTCTAAAGGCTTGTGATAAATAG
- the tilS gene encoding tRNA lysidine(34) synthetase TilS translates to MPLSHLDILSAIPYRSFVIAFSGGLDSTVLLHQMMLWQKNFIKIRALHVHHGLSYSANYWVKHCLNICNIWNIKCDILYIKIDQRDGGIEASSRKSRYQAIKNNLNKGEVLLTGHHLDDQCETFFLALKRGSGPTGLSAMSPHIMLGDVPLIRPMLSFSKTQLKLWAKNYQLQWIEDESNNNERYDRNFLRKNILPSLIQRWPYFLKTTSRSAALCREQEELLDELLAEELYKLIQPDKSLLFTPMLTMSMVKRNALLRRWLVKYGFIRPDRDQLIQIWKNIVLSRSDSQARFKMGNYEIRRYKNLIFFIPIRYSLQNCVLHWSNTKIPLKLPQNLGLLYCHSCNPEFRLPKSDENIYIRFQIKGKYGLLGRIGKRTIKEIWQEKNIPPWERPYIPMIYYNDILIGTPGLFTTNEGSAQGLTGWQIQWYKNFNFL, encoded by the coding sequence ATGCCTCTGTCTCATTTAGATATATTATCAGCAATTCCATATAGATCTTTTGTAATAGCATTCAGTGGTGGATTAGATTCCACTGTATTACTACATCAAATGATGCTGTGGCAAAAGAATTTTATAAAGATACGCGCATTACACGTACATCATGGATTAAGTTATTCAGCTAATTATTGGGTTAAACATTGCTTAAATATATGCAATATTTGGAATATCAAATGCGATATTTTATATATCAAAATTGATCAAAGAGATGGAGGAATAGAAGCTTCATCTCGCAAATCACGTTATCAAGCTATTAAAAATAATTTAAATAAAGGAGAGGTTCTTTTGACTGGACATCATCTAGATGATCAATGTGAAACTTTCTTTTTAGCATTAAAACGAGGAAGTGGTCCTACAGGATTATCAGCTATGTCACCACATATAATGTTAGGCGATGTTCCTTTAATACGTCCGATGTTATCTTTTTCGAAGACTCAATTAAAATTGTGGGCTAAGAATTATCAGCTCCAATGGATAGAAGACGAAAGTAATAATAATGAACGTTATGACCGTAATTTCTTACGTAAAAATATTTTGCCATCTTTAATTCAACGTTGGCCTTATTTCTTAAAGACAACTTCTCGAAGTGCTGCTCTGTGTAGAGAACAAGAGGAATTACTAGATGAATTATTAGCTGAAGAATTATATAAATTAATTCAACCAGATAAAAGTTTATTATTTACTCCTATGTTGACCATGAGTATGGTTAAACGCAATGCATTATTGCGCCGTTGGCTTGTAAAATATGGTTTTATTCGGCCTGATAGAGATCAATTAATACAAATTTGGAAAAATATAGTATTGAGTCGAAGTGATTCACAAGCACGTTTCAAGATGGGTAATTATGAGATACGTCGTTATAAAAATTTAATTTTTTTTATTCCTATACGTTACTCATTACAAAATTGTGTTTTGCATTGGTCTAATACAAAAATTCCTCTAAAATTACCGCAAAATTTAGGATTGTTATATTGCCATTCATGTAATCCCGAATTTCGTTTACCTAAATCAGATGAAAATATTTATATCCGTTTCCAAATAAAGGGAAAATATGGCCTATTAGGTAGAATAGGTAAGCGTACAATAAAAGAAATTTGGCAAGAAAAAAACATACCACCATGGGAGCGACCATATATACCAATGATTTATTATAATGATATATTAATTGGTACTCCTGGATTATTTACTACTAATGAAGGTTCTGCTCAAGGCCTAACCGGTTGGCAAATACAATGGTATAAAAATTTTAATTTTTTGTAA
- the accA gene encoding acetyl-CoA carboxylase carboxyl transferase subunit alpha, with protein sequence MNYLDFELPIVELETKINSLISIETKYRKYKINLSKEICNLRHQSTELTKKIFAELNSWQITQLARHPLRPHTMDYIQNMFEDFDELSGDRIFANDKAIICGIARLNGRSVIVIGHEKGREIKEKINCNFGMSAPEGYRKALRIMKMAERFNIPILTFIDTPGAYPGIGAEERGQSQAIAHNLLEMSILKVPIICTIIGEGGSGGALAIGIGDKVNMLEYSIYSVISPEGCAALLWKSIDQAALAATNMAITANRLKALQIIDSVIGEPLGGAHRNLENMADNLKNQLLKDLKELDLLNINQLLERRYCRLMSYDYRSYLI encoded by the coding sequence ATGAATTATCTAGATTTTGAACTACCTATAGTAGAATTAGAAACTAAAATTAATTCACTTATATCAATTGAAACTAAATACCGTAAATATAAGATTAATTTATCTAAAGAAATTTGTAATTTACGTCATCAAAGTACAGAACTCACTAAAAAAATTTTTGCCGAATTAAATTCATGGCAAATAACTCAATTAGCTCGTCATCCTTTACGTCCTCATACCATGGATTATATTCAAAATATGTTTGAAGATTTTGATGAACTATCAGGTGATAGGATATTTGCTAATGATAAAGCTATTATTTGTGGTATTGCTCGTTTAAATGGACGTTCTGTCATAGTGATTGGTCATGAGAAGGGTCGTGAAATTAAAGAAAAAATAAACTGTAATTTTGGTATGTCCGCACCAGAGGGATATCGTAAAGCACTGCGTATTATGAAAATGGCTGAACGTTTTAATATTCCTATTTTGACATTTATTGATACACCAGGTGCTTATCCAGGTATTGGAGCAGAAGAACGTGGTCAATCGCAAGCTATTGCTCATAACTTACTAGAGATGTCTATTTTAAAAGTACCAATAATTTGTACTATAATTGGCGAAGGAGGTTCAGGAGGAGCTTTAGCTATTGGAATAGGTGACAAGGTGAATATGCTCGAATATAGTATATATTCTGTTATTTCTCCAGAAGGTTGTGCAGCTCTTTTATGGAAAAGTATAGATCAAGCAGCATTAGCTGCTACAAATATGGCTATTACAGCAAATCGTCTCAAGGCACTACAGATCATTGATTCTGTCATTGGAGAACCATTAGGAGGTGCTCATCGCAATCTAGAAAATATGGCAGATAATTTAAAAAATCAATTGCTAAAAGATTTAAAAGAATTAGATCTTTTAAATATTAATCAATTACTAGAACGTCGTTATTGCAGATTAATGAGTTATGATTATAGATCATATCTTATTTAA
- the dnaE gene encoding DNA polymerase III subunit alpha, with protein sequence MSEPRFVHLRIHSDYSMIHGIAKIDQLVKKAALLGMPALGITDFTNLCGFIKFYRATYKFGIKPIIGADFKVKNSISPNILTKLTILASNNVGYKNLTLLISRAYQKGYGTNGPCIKREWLMALKSGLIVLSGGYSGDIGYGLIHKNHELVNHSLEFYKKHFPSNFYIEISRTGSKIEEQYLALAIKLAMVENIPLVATNEVYFLSKIDFEAHEIRVAIHQGHILNDSNRSYKYNEQQYMRTENEMCNLFKDIPEALINSVEIAKRCNVRITLGKYFLPQFPTGNLNPQQFLINKATSGLEERLKFIFPDPNIRIEKRKEYDKRLNIELNIINKMGFPSYFLIVMEFVQWSKDNCIPVGPGRGSGAGSLVAYALQITDINPLEFNLIFERFLNLERVSLPDFDIDFCMEKRDMVIEHVSNIYGKDAVAQIITFGTMTAKSVIRDVGRVLGYPYGFVERISKMIPSDIGITIERAFTLEPKLSELYKIDEDVKSIIDMARKLEGVIRNASKHAGGLVISPTRITDFTPLHCDENGNNPITQFDKDDIEYIGLVKFDFLGLRTLTIINWAIEMINLTRNNQSITPVNIASIPLNDKKTFQILQQAKTTAVFQLESKGMRDLIKRLKPDCFEDIIALIALFRPGPLQSGMVDNFINRKHGREKVSYPDIKCQHESLKPILESTYGIILYQEQVMQIAQVLAGYTLGKADILRYAMGKKQPIEMVKQRSFFKRGSEKKGISSEMALKIFSMLEKFAGYGFNKSHSTAYALISYQTLWLKTHYPAQFMAAVLTAYMDNTNKIVSLIDECRMMGLTILPPDINVSLYTFYVNDLGKIVYGMGAIKGIGKTAIENIIYARNQGGRFIDLLDLCNRIDTKKLNQSMMKKMILSGCCDSLGSHRAAMINSLSQAFNIAVQNSIARLHGQADMFNGAIESKHFYPKEVSVWPDHLRLQGERDTLGLYLTGHPINTYLEEIKFYNKGLWIKDINSHYEGNKIIVIVGLLTTIRSFLTKNNKKISMCYLEDHSGSLEVIIFSDILEIYQPLLKKDNILIINGKIQYDNFRKRQQIVAQKIMNLKEARKKYVRGISLWLTSSQVTNRFLSTLKKYLSFHCGGSIPLYVYYKNTDAQIKFTFSKKWYISLNDSLIEDLKYLVGFNQVKLEFD encoded by the coding sequence ATGTCTGAGCCGCGTTTTGTACATTTAAGAATACATAGTGATTATTCTATGATACATGGTATAGCAAAAATAGATCAGTTAGTGAAAAAAGCTGCTTTGTTAGGTATGCCAGCTTTAGGAATTACTGATTTTACTAATTTGTGTGGTTTTATAAAATTTTATCGTGCTACATATAAATTTGGTATTAAACCTATCATAGGAGCTGATTTTAAAGTAAAAAATTCCATATCACCCAATATATTAACAAAATTAACTATTTTAGCTAGTAATAATGTGGGTTATAAAAATTTAACTCTACTAATTTCACGTGCATATCAAAAAGGATATGGAACTAATGGACCTTGCATAAAACGTGAATGGTTAATGGCATTAAAATCAGGATTAATTGTTCTTTCAGGAGGTTATAGCGGTGATATTGGATATGGCCTAATACATAAAAACCATGAATTAGTTAATCATAGTCTTGAATTCTATAAAAAACATTTTCCTAGCAACTTTTATATAGAAATTAGTCGTACAGGGAGCAAAATTGAAGAACAATACTTAGCGTTAGCAATTAAATTAGCTATGGTAGAAAATATACCTCTAGTAGCAACTAATGAAGTATATTTTTTATCTAAAATAGATTTTGAAGCTCATGAAATACGAGTAGCTATACATCAAGGTCATATATTAAATGATTCTAATAGATCATATAAATATAATGAGCAACAATATATGCGTACTGAAAATGAGATGTGTAATCTTTTTAAGGATATTCCTGAAGCCTTAATCAATAGTGTAGAGATTGCTAAACGTTGTAATGTAAGGATTACATTAGGTAAATATTTTCTTCCTCAATTTCCTACTGGTAATCTGAATCCACAACAATTTTTGATTAATAAAGCAACTTCTGGATTAGAAGAAAGACTTAAATTTATTTTTCCTGATCCAAATATCCGTATAGAAAAACGTAAAGAATATGATAAGCGTCTGAATATTGAACTAAATATTATTAATAAAATGGGATTTCCTAGTTATTTCCTTATTGTTATGGAATTTGTACAATGGTCAAAAGATAATTGCATTCCCGTTGGTCCCGGAAGAGGATCTGGTGCAGGTTCTTTAGTTGCATATGCACTACAAATTACTGATATTAATCCCTTAGAATTTAATCTAATTTTTGAAAGATTTTTAAACTTAGAACGTGTTTCTTTGCCTGATTTTGATATTGATTTTTGTATGGAAAAAAGAGATATGGTAATTGAACATGTATCTAATATTTATGGTAAAGATGCAGTTGCACAGATCATAACATTTGGTACTATGACAGCAAAATCAGTTATCCGTGATGTAGGACGCGTGCTTGGATATCCTTATGGATTTGTGGAACGTATTTCAAAGATGATACCATCAGATATAGGTATTACTATAGAAAGAGCATTTACACTTGAGCCAAAATTATCAGAATTATATAAAATAGATGAAGATGTTAAATCTATTATTGATATGGCAAGGAAATTAGAAGGAGTAATACGTAACGCAAGTAAACATGCTGGTGGATTAGTGATTTCTCCTACAAGAATTACAGATTTTACACCACTTCATTGTGATGAGAATGGTAATAATCCTATTACACAATTTGATAAAGATGATATTGAGTATATAGGTTTAGTAAAATTCGATTTTTTAGGTTTACGTACTTTAACAATTATTAATTGGGCTATAGAAATGATTAATCTTACTAGAAATAATCAATCTATAACCCCTGTTAATATTGCTTCTATTCCACTTAATGATAAAAAAACTTTTCAAATACTACAGCAAGCAAAAACCACAGCAGTATTTCAACTAGAATCAAAAGGTATGAGAGATCTTATTAAAAGATTAAAACCTGACTGTTTTGAGGATATAATAGCACTAATTGCTCTTTTTCGTCCTGGTCCACTACAATCTGGAATGGTAGATAATTTTATCAATCGTAAACATGGACGTGAAAAAGTATCTTATCCTGATATTAAATGTCAACATGAAAGTTTAAAGCCAATATTAGAATCTACCTATGGTATTATTCTATATCAAGAGCAAGTTATGCAAATCGCTCAAGTATTAGCAGGATATACTTTAGGTAAAGCAGACATATTGCGTTATGCTATGGGAAAAAAACAACCTATCGAAATGGTTAAACAACGCTCATTTTTTAAAAGAGGATCTGAAAAGAAGGGTATTAGCAGTGAAATGGCACTTAAAATATTTTCTATGTTAGAAAAATTTGCCGGTTATGGTTTTAATAAATCACATTCCACAGCTTATGCACTTATCTCATATCAAACACTTTGGTTAAAAACACACTATCCAGCACAATTTATGGCAGCGGTTTTGACCGCATATATGGATAATACTAATAAAATAGTTTCTTTAATAGATGAATGCAGAATGATGGGATTAACAATTTTACCTCCTGATATTAATGTAAGTTTATATACATTTTATGTAAATGATTTAGGTAAAATTGTGTATGGTATGGGTGCAATTAAAGGTATAGGTAAAACAGCTATAGAAAATATTATTTATGCACGTAACCAAGGTGGTAGATTTATAGATCTTTTAGATTTATGTAATCGCATTGATACTAAAAAGCTTAATCAAAGCATGATGAAGAAAATGATTTTATCAGGTTGTTGTGATAGTTTAGGTTCCCATAGAGCTGCTATGATAAATAGTTTATCTCAAGCCTTCAATATTGCTGTGCAGAATTCAATAGCTAGGTTACATGGGCAAGCAGATATGTTTAATGGAGCAATTGAGTCAAAACACTTTTATCCAAAAGAAGTATCAGTTTGGCCAGATCATCTTCGTTTGCAAGGTGAACGGGATACTCTAGGATTATATTTAACTGGTCATCCTATTAATACATATTTAGAAGAAATTAAATTCTATAATAAAGGATTATGGATAAAAGATATTAATTCTCATTATGAAGGTAATAAAATTATCGTTATAGTTGGTTTACTGACAACTATACGTAGTTTTTTAACTAAAAATAATAAAAAAATTAGTATGTGCTATTTAGAAGATCATTCAGGTAGTTTAGAGGTAATAATTTTTTCCGATATTTTAGAAATTTATCAGCCCTTATTAAAGAAAGATAATATCTTAATTATTAATGGAAAAATTCAATATGATAATTTTAGAAAAAGACAACAAATTGTTGCTCAAAAAATAATGAATCTTAAGGAAGCGCGTAAAAAATATGTTCGAGGAATATCTCTATGGTTAACGAGTTCACAAGTTACTAATCGTTTCTTAAGCACCCTAAAGAAATATTTAAGTTTTCATTGTGGTGGATCAATTCCACTATATGTTTATTATAAAAATACAGATGCACAGATAAAATTCACTTTCAGTAAAAAATGGTATATTTCCTTAAATGATTCTTTAATCGAAGATCTAAAATATTTAGTAGGATTTAATCAAGTAAAATTAGAATTTGATTAA
- the rnhB gene encoding ribonuclease HII, giving the protein MNVLIAGVDEAGRGPLAGSVISAAVILNVSHPINGLKDSKKLSEKKRLLLFENIIKNAISWNIGRAEPAEIDAVNILQATMISMQRAIEGLSILPDYVFIDGKHPPKINIPSRCFVKGDNFIAEISAASILAKVIRDREMIDLDILFPQYGFAQHKGYPTAVHLKNLLKYGPTPYHRKSFYPVQRILNNQ; this is encoded by the coding sequence ATGAATGTACTTATTGCCGGAGTAGATGAAGCAGGCCGTGGCCCATTAGCAGGATCTGTTATAAGTGCGGCTGTTATACTTAATGTAAGTCATCCTATTAATGGGCTGAAAGATTCAAAAAAACTATCCGAAAAAAAAAGATTATTACTGTTTGAAAATATAATAAAAAATGCAATATCATGGAACATAGGACGTGCTGAACCAGCAGAAATTGATGCAGTAAATATTTTACAAGCCACTATGATATCAATGCAACGTGCAATTGAAGGTTTAAGTATTTTACCAGATTATGTTTTTATAGATGGTAAACATCCTCCAAAAATCAATATACCGTCAAGATGTTTTGTAAAAGGAGATAATTTCATTGCAGAAATTAGTGCAGCTTCTATATTAGCTAAAGTAATACGTGATCGTGAAATGATAGATCTTGATATCTTATTTCCTCAATATGGTTTTGCACAGCATAAAGGATATCCTACAGCTGTACATTTAAAAAACTTATTAAAATATGGTCCTACTCCTTATCATAGGAAGAGTTTTTACCCAGTGCAGAGAATTTTAAATAATCAATAA